Below is a window of Desulfomicrobium macestii DNA.
AAGATGGTCGCCGGGTCTTCGCCGCAGGCCGCGTCGGCCGGACGGGAAAAGACTGGTGACGCGTCGTCGACGATCCGCGAGAAGCTGTGCCAATCGCCTTCGGGCTGCTCAAGTCCGGCCAGCACCTGCACGGTCAGCGTCGGGCAGTCGAGCTTGGCCGCTTCCACCGTGGCGCGCACGGATTCATCGACAATGGCGCCCTTGATGGAGGCAAAATTGACCCGGTAGGTGATGTCCTTGGCCGTCAGGAGCGCAGGCGACGGCACGCCCAACGCGCCGAGCTTGTGCAGGGCAAGCATGACGGTCCAGAATTCCACCCGGCGGTGCAGGATGATCATGACCTTGTCGCCGCGCCCGATGCCGAGGCTCTGCAGCGCACCCGCCAGACGGCTCGACTGTTCTGAAAAATAGCCGAAGGTGTATTCGCGGCGCACATCGGCGTCGTCCACGTGAACCATGGCCAGGCGTGCCGGGTCCGCAGCGGCGGTGGCATCGACCATGTCGAAGGCGAAATTGTACTTGTCCGGGATGGTCAGGGAAAAAGATGCCTGGAACTCTTCATAAGACGAAGGACGCAGTTTTGTATGCATGGGTACTCCGATGGTGTTGGATTGATTCGGGATGACTGCTTGCGGGGTACGAACCTTGTGGCCCGCCCCCTAGATAATCACATCCAGAAACTCGGCCGGTTGGCCGTCCAGGCCACGCAGGGCGTGGGGAGTACGCGAGGTGAAGTACAGGCTGTCTCCAGGTTCCATGACATGGACCGTGGAGCCGAGGGTGATTTCAAGCTTGCCGGAGAGGACATGGATGAATTCCTGCCCGGGGTGCTCGTTGAAGGTCAGGGAGTGTTTGTCCTTGGGTGGGACGGTGACGACGAAGGGCTCCATCTTGCGGCCGACGAAACGGTAAGCCAGGCTCTTGTAGTCGTAGTCCTTGCGCCGTTCCACGCTCATGCCCTTGCCCTTCTTGACTAGGGAGGCGGTGTGCAGATGCGCTTCCTTGCCGGACATGAGCACGGTCAGGTCGACCTGAAACGCCTGGGCCACGTTGAAAAGATAACTGACCGGGATCTCCTGCTCTCCGGACTCGTAACCGAGGACATCCGCAGCCGTGACGCCCAGCTGCGCGGCCATATCCTCTTCGCTCAAATCCATGGCGTCCCGCAGCCCCCGCAAACGGGGCGCAATATCCTTATAGGCGGGTTGTTGCGCATCCATAGTCTGCTCCTTGTACTGAAAATGTATGAAAACAGGGGCAGAAATTACGGGCTTCGCGTTCAAAAAGCAATGCGCAAGCGATAATCGAGTAAGGATTTCTACTGATCACCTTACACTTCGACAACGGAATTCTCGCAGTTTCCATACTCGCTGTAGCAGTAGGAATCGGCGCTCCAGTCATTCTCCCAGCGATCATCGTCGAGCAGGTAGCGAAACTGGTACGCATTCCCGATGGGCAGGTCGATGGTCAGCTTGAAGGATCCGTCCTTGAGCCTCTTCATGGGCAGCGAGTGCATGGCCCAATCATTGAATTCCCCGACCAGAAACGCCGTTGCCGCCCCGCCCGCGCCGCCGACCGGCAGATGGAAGGTGACCTTGCAGATGTTTTTCGTCTTCAGATATTTCTTTTCAATGCTCATATCATCCTCCATGTGTCTAAAAGATCTCCGTGCAGCGATGCATAGACATCCATGTACTTGCGTGCGGAATTTTCCCAGGAAAACCGTGTCTGCATGGCGTTCATCTGAACCTCTCTCCAGGCATCGCGATCCTCCCAGACCTGCACTGCCATGCGCACCGTGGCCAAAAGCGCCTCCGGTGTGGATTCGGAAAAAATGAACCCGTTGGCTCCGGGATCGGGATACGGAGTTATGGTGTCTCGCAGGCCGCCCACCGCGGTGGCCACGGGCGGAGTGCCGTAGCTCAGGCTGTACATCTGCGTCAGCCCGCACGGTTCGTAGCGTGACGGCATGAGAAAGATGTCCGCCCCGGCCTGGATGAGATGCGACATTTCCTCCGTGTACCCGATGACCCCCACGATCCTGCCCGGGTAATCCTCCATGACGCTCATCAGCATGGCCTCGAACTCGGCGCGCCCCTCGCCCAGAACCACCAGTCCCACGCCCAGTTCCATGAGTTCGGGGATGATTTCGAGCACGATGTCGATACCCTTCTGACCGCGCAGGCGTCCGACGAAACCCAGAAGCGGACGCTCGGTCAGTTCGGGAGACAATCCGAGCACGCCCATGAGATGCTTCTTGCAGTCCGCCTTGCCTTCAGGCTTTTCCGCCGAATAGGTGCACTCCAGAATCCGGTCGTTCTCGGGACTCCAGATGGAGTAGTCCGCGCCGTTCAAAATCCCGACCAGGTCGGCCGCGCGGCGGGTCAGGATGCCCTCCAGACCGCACCCGAATTCCGGGGTCATGATTTCCGCGGCATAGCTGGGGCTGACCGTGGTGATCTTGTCGGCGTATGCGATCCCGGCTTTCAGCAGGTTGAAGCTGTTGTAGAATTCCACGCCCTCCATGTTCCAGGCTTCCAGAGGCAGGCCTGACTGCGCGAAGAGGCGGTAGGAGAAACGACCCTGGTAGGCCAGGTTGTGGATGGACATGACCGTGCGCACGCCCGCCCAGAAGGGATCGGTGCGTCGCCAGAAGGCCAGATAGGCCATGGCCAGGCCCGCGTGCCAATCCTGGGCGTGAACGATGCGCGCCCCCATGTTCAGATGCCTGATGGCGGCCAGGGCAGCGCGGCAGAAAAAGATGAACCGCTCGCAATTGTCGAAATAATCGCCCTTGTGCGTGCAATAGTATTGACGGCGGTCGAAGTATTCGCCGCGTTCAATGAAATAGACGGGCAGCCCGTGATAATCGGCCAGATAGATGTCGGCGGTGGTGTCGGCCCAGGGGTACCCCACCGGGCAGTCCTCCTGAACCAGATGCACTGGGTATTGTCCCGTGGAAAGCCTGCCGTAGAAGGGCGTGATCACGGCCACACGCACCCCCATGCGGGACAGGGTCAGGGGCAGGATGCCCATGACGTCGGCCAACCCTCCGGACTTGGAGAAGGGATAAATTTCCGAAGTCAGGAAAACTATATCATGGGGCGGTGTGATCATGCGCTCCTGCTTACTTTCTTGGCAAAATCGGCAATGATTCTGCGGTGATCAAAGGCAATGTCGGCCGGCAATGCATCAAGGGGAAAGAAACGGGCATTCCTGGCGTCGTCTCCGGCGCACGGGATTGCGTCGTCATCGCATTCCACCGTGTAGGCCACGCTCAATGTATGAAAACGCGGGTCACGGTCCGGATCGGAATAGACTCCAAGAAGCCCGGTCAGTCGCACGGCCAGGCCGGTCTCTTCCAGGGCCTCGCGAACGGCAGCCTGCTCGGCGCTTTCCCCGCAATCGATGAAGCCTCCGGGCAACGCCCATCCATGTGGAGGGTTGCCACGCTCGATGAGCAGAATTCCCTGAGGGGCGCGATGGAGTACAATATCCACCGTGGGGAAAGGATTTCTCTGCGCAACCGCTGCACCGCACCGTGTACATGCGCAGCTGAATGACCGGGTTTTGTGCATGGCATCCTCGTAGCTTTCTTATGCCAATTCTCTTCAAACTTGCCTAGCACCATTTTTTCGGGACTTGAAGCCTTAAACTTGGCTACGCAAAATCGTTACAAAAGAACCCGAAACATCTGAAAATCATTAGCCGGATTAATGGTACGTTCAGTGCTCAAAAACGCAACCCCCAGCATTGACATGGGATTTCAGTTCCGAACGCATAGCCCTTTAAAAACCGGTACCAAAAATAATCGTGGAGCACGGCATGTGCTCTCTCGCGAGCATGGCTGCAGGCAATTTTTCGGAGATCAAACAAAATCGGCCCCCGAACCGTGAGGTTCGGGGGCCGATTTTGGCAAAAAGAGGAAGTTATTTTCTAATTAGCAAAGGTCGGGCCAAAACCAGTATTGCTTCAAATTTTATCAATAAAAATTTTAATACATTGAAATTAAAGTACTTTATTTTGAATTTACAAAGCCCCGATCGGCTCGATTAATTCAAATTTTTTAACCACGTTTTCTTTAAAGCCCGAAGCAGACCATTCGGTGAAAAAAATTTTGTACTAGGAGACCACCTCGACCCCTGCGGCAATTATCTCCCGGGCCGATATCGCTCCCGCTCGCAGGATGCGCACGGACTCTGCCCCCACGATTTTTACCAACGTGGAAGGCAATCCGCCACCGGGCCACGGAGTGGACGCGATGACTAGCGCCCCAGAATCTCTGACAAGCTCCGAGTCGAGCTCGTCTGGCCTGCACACGGGCGGCAGTCCGCTGCGGTTGGCGCTGGAAGACACCAGCGGCGCGCCCGCCTCATGGCAGAGACGCGCGGCAATGACGTGCGGGGACATGCGCACGGCCGAACGACCGGTGTGGTCCTTGGCAAGCGGACTCACTCGCGGATCGACCTCGGCCACGATGGAGAGCGGCCCCGGCCAGAATTTCCGGGCCAACTCCTCCTCGGCTTTGGTCAGACGCAAAAAGCGCTCCGCCATCTCCCAGTCGGAGACGATGAGCGGCAGCGGCTTGTCCGCAGGCCTTCCCTTGGCCGAAATAATTTTCTCCACGGCTTGGTGCATCGTGGCCAGACATCCAAGGGCGTAAAACGTTTCCGTCGGGTAGATGACCAGCCCGCCGCATGCAAGTTCAAGAACTTCAACCTCGTGCTGCCGACTCATGCGTCACCCCCTCCTTCGTGCATTGACCGGGGTCCGGCGAGACTGGTACACGCAAGGCACGGGCGCGCTTGGCGGCGCCCGGCAAACCTTTCCGCCCCTTGCAAATAAAATTCATGAATTTTCATATGTTGGAATCAAAGCTCGTCTTGGCAGGGACTTTGCTTGGTCTGATGAAAAAAGGAAGGAGATGGCCATGAAAATCACCCCGGATCAATTGGCTGCCCTGCAGCTCCAGCAAAAAAACACGGCCCGGAACACTCCAGGCGAAGGATTCGCAAAGGCCCTGGCCCAGGAACTTGGATCGGAATCCACCGCCCAGACCAGCAATGCCGCGCCTGCGACCGGTCCCATGGTTCGACTTGATCAGGCCTTGCAGGCCGCCATGCTGCAAAAACCAACAGAGCAGACGGTCATGGACAAGATGAATGCACTGCTTTCCAAGTGGGAAGATTATTCCCAAATCATCGGCTCGGAAAACGGCAATCTGCGAGAAGGCTACAATCTGCTCGCGGACATTCGCCAAAACATCCAGGAGGTCAAGGGCGATCTGGCCCAAACCTCCGGTCAGGGGCTCGCGGCCATGGTCGAAGAGCTGGACATCCTGACCACCACGGAAGAGTTCAAGTTTAACCGCGGCGACTACCTGAACTGACGCCCGGTTCCGGTGCCATTTCTCCCGTTTTTTTCGGCGCTTCACCTGAAGCGCCGTTTTTTATGATCAGAGCAGACCCAAAACAGCCTCGCGCACGCTAGCCTGCTTGATCTCCCGACGCGAGCCCTGAAACCTGAATTCGCGGCTCCAGATCCGATGATTGATCCGCCACGCCATCCAGACCAGCCCCACCGGCTTCTCCGGTGTTCCCCCGCCCGGCCCGGCAATGCCGGAGATGGCCAGGGCCACGGGGACCTTCATCAGCTCGCACACGCCCTTGACCATGCTCTCAACGCAAGCCTGACTGACCGCGCCATGACGGATCAATATCTCTTCGGGTACGCCGAGCAGACGCATCTTGACGCGGTTGTCATAGGCCACGACCCCACCCTCGAACCAGCGCGAGCTTCCCGCCACATCCGTCAGGGTGCTTGCGAGCAGCCCCCCGGTGCAGGACTCTGCCGTGGCCATATGGGCTCCCTGAAGAAGCAGGGATTCTCCAAGTCGGCCGACCATGGTTTCCACATCAAGTTCCATCAACCCTCCAGATCAGACGGGGAATAATTCTCCATGCCACGAACGTGGCAGTCCGGGCGTCCATGCCCAAGGCCGGCGACGATGTCCGGCTTCGCCAGGCATCATCCTGAAATTGATGGCATCTTCTACTCACGCACCTGGACCCAAGGCAAGCCTTGAATTCGCCCTTCCATGATGCCAAAGAAGAAATTCATTGAATGCCTGCATGATTTTTCAACCCCGAAACAAAGGAAAAAACCGATGTCCAGTTCCGGCGACAAGAATGAAACCCTGCTGCAGCCCGGCCGTTACCGGCATTTCAAGGGAAGAGAATACGAGGTCCTGGGCGTGGCCAGGCACAGCGAGGGCCTTGAGGACATGGTGGTGTACCGCCCACTCTACAACGACACGGGCCTGTGGGTGCGTCCGCTGTCCATGTTCACGGAACTCATCGAGCGGAACGGAAAAAAACAGCCACGTTTCACCTTCCTGGACAAAGCCTGACGTTTTTCTTCGGCAAAACCCTGCCCGTCGGAGGCGCCTATTTGCGTCGTATGCGAAAAACGCGAGTCGGCTCGATTAGGGCAAGGAGTTCCGGAGACATCCCTTTTGCGCCGGATGCGAAAAACGCGTGTCGGCTCGGTTCGGGCAAGGCCTGCCGGAACTCCTTTGCCGACCTCGTAATGCTTCCCGGCCTTGAGCTCTTGCCCTTTTTCTTGCCTCGTGTACGAAACGGCCGGGAAGCAAACGATGTCTGGCTCAGTCAGACAGCCGACAGGCCTTGCCCGAACCGAGCCGACACGCTTGAGCCGATGCGGGAAGTCCGTTGAAGATCACGGCAGCTTAAATCGAAGCAGAATTCGTCAACGACATTGCCCCCTTAATGGGGTGCAGGGGACGCGTCCCCTGCCCGCCGGAGGCATCTTTCTCTAATCCTTCTTGCGCACCAGCCGGGGCTTGCTGCCGTCCTGTGGTCCTATGATGCCGTCCATCTCCATCTGTTCGATGAAGCGGGCCGCACGGTTGAAACCGATGCGCAGACGGCGCTGGATCATGGAGATGGAGGCTCGGCCCTGGTCGGAGACGAAATCGATGGCCTCGGCGTACTTGGGGTCGTCGAGGACGTCGCTGGACCCGCCGTTGCCGTCCCCCCCGCTCTCGCCCGCCGTGTTCCACTCGGCAAAATCCAGCTCGAATCGTTGAGGGCGCTGTTTTTCCCAGTATTTGACCACGCGCGCGATCTCGTCATCGCCCACAAAAGCGCCGTGCACGCGCTGAATGTTACCGCCGCTGAGCTTGAAGAGCATGTCACCGTGGCCGAGGAGATATTCCGCGCCGATGCCGTCGAGGATGGTCCGCGAGTCGTGTTTGGAGCTGACCTGAAAGGCTATGCGCGAAGGAAAGTTGGCCTTGATGATGCCGGTCACCACGTCCACGGAAGGACGCTGAGTGGCCAGGATGAGATGAATGCCCGAAGCGCGTGCCAGCTGCGCCAGGCGCACGATGCTGCCTTCAACTTCCTTGGCCGCCGTCATCATCATGTCGGCCAGCTCGTCGACCACGATGATAAGATAGGGAAAGGGCTTGAGGTCGCGCATGTCCTCGGGGCGGTCGTCACCCATCTCGTCGAGCTTCTGGTTGTAGGTGGTGATGTGCCGCACGCCTGTTCTGGCCATGGCCTCGTAGCGCTGCTCCATTTCATAGACCGCCCATTCCAGGGCGTTCTTGGCCAGATGCATGTCCGTGACCACGGGGTGGACCAGATGCGGAAGAGTTCCGTAGACGGCCAGTTCGATGCGTTTGGGGTCGACCAGCAGCAGTTTCACGTGCTCCGGGTCGTGCTTGTAGACGATGCTCAGGAGCAGGCAGTTCAGGCATACGGACTTGCCCGCGCCCGTGGCGCCGGCCACCAGCATGTGCGGCATCTTGGCCAGGTCGGCGATCTTGGGCACGCCCTGGATGTCCATGCCCAGGGCCAGGGGCAGCTGGGCCTTGGTGTCGGCGAAGGCCGGGTCATCGAGGATTTCACGCAGATAGACGATCTGGCGTTGTTCGTTGGGAATCTCGATGCCCACCGTGTCGCGTCCGGGCAGCGGGGCCACGATGCGCACGGCCCGGGCTTTCAGGGCCAGGGCCAGATCATCGCTCATACCCGCGATGCGGCTGACCTTGACGCCCGGCGCGGGCTTAAACTCAAACATGGTGATGACCGGTCCGGGCTGCACGCCCTGCACCTCGCCCTGAATGCCGAAATCGGCGAAGCAGGCGGTCAGAGCCTGGGACTGACGATCCAGAACGGCCTTGGAGATCGAAATGCGCGAGGCCGGAACCGGGGCCAGAAGATCGATGGGAGGCAGGCTGCCCAGGGTAGTTTGCGGGCGGACGGGAGGCACGGGTTTTGCGGTCTTGGGCTGAGGCTTGGGAATGATCCGGGGTTCTTCCCTGCGCGTCTCCTCTGCGGATTTGCGCGGTTTGGCGGGGGCGCGCTGAGGCTGCGGGGTGGCTGGGGCGGGGACCTGCGTGAAGCGCTCGGCCCGCCAGGCCCGGAATCCTTGGAGCAGACGCCGCAACGGAGCCAGCCAGGCCGCGCACTTTTCCATCAGAGCGTGGTAGGACATGCCGAAAAGCAGTCTGCCCGCGATGAGGGTCAGACAGACGGCCACGAGGACGAAGCCGTAATTGCCGAAGACGCGCTGCAGCAGCGCATACAGCGTCCGCCCGACAAAACCTCCGCTGACCATGCCCGATCCGGGCAAGCCCAGGTGCAGGACCGCGAAATGCGCCCAGATAGGAATCAGGATCGCCAGCATGATGCCGCCGATCCAGCGCAGCCAGTGCGGCCGAAAATTCGGGAAAAAGAGCATCGCCGCGGCCAGGGCGAAGAAAACGGGCCACAGCCATGCCGCCATGCCGCAAAGATCGACCAGTCCTCCGGCCACGTATGCGCCCAGGGTGCCGACCAGATTCTGCGTCTTGTGTCCGGCCACGGCCTGATGGTTGAATCCGGGGTCGGCGGGGGAAAAGGAATACAGGGCCAGGGTCACAAGTGCCAGTGAACAGGCGAAGACCAGCGCACAAATTTCCCGTACGAGCTTGTTGCCGTCTTTAGTCATGCGTTTTTTTCCATGCTGGGACAGTTGCAAAAACAAAAGGCCACAGAGCGCTCTCCATGGCCTTTTGGATGCTGTCGATCAACCAATCTATTCGCGGCCGAGGTATTCGCCCGTTTCCGTATTGACCTTGATCTTGGTTCCAATCTCGACGAAAAGCGGGACGTTGACCACGATCCCCGTCTCCAGGGTCGCGGGTTTGGAGGCGCCGGTAACCGTGTCGCCTTTCATGCCGGGATCGGTCATGGTCACTTCCAGGACAACGGAGCCTGACATTTCCAGATCAAGCGGACGACCTTGATACAGCATGACCTTGTAGGCCTGTGCTTCTTTCAGGTAGCCGCCCTTTTCACCGATGAGATCGTGGGGAACGGAAGTCTGCTCGAAGGTTGTCATATCCATGAAGGCATAGCTGTCGCCTTCATTGTAGAGGTACTGCATTTCCCGGACTTCCAAGTCCGGCTTGGGAAATTTGATCCCGGAGCGGAAATTCTGCTCGACCACCGACCCGGTGAGCAGGTTGCGGTACTTGGTGCGCATGAACGCACCGCCCTTGCCCGGCTTGTAATGACTGCACTCCAGAATCTCGCACGGTGCGCCGTCAATCTCTATCTTCTTGCCTTTCTTGAAATCACTCGTAGCTAACATGCTTGCCTTGCTTCCTCCATAGATTTGTCCCTGCCGGCGGCAGCCTCAGGGCTGGACGGCCAGACGCTGCCAAAGCGCCTGGACTGCGAGCGCATAGCTCATAATGCCGAAACCGGCAATAGCCCCTATGCAGTGCCGCCCGATGAGACTTGTGTGCCGCATGGCGGACTGGCGGGCGTGCACGTTGCTCAGATGGACCTCGACGCAGGGAAGCCCGGTCCAGGCCAGGCAATCGGCCAAGGCGAGGCTGGTGTGGGTGTAGGCTCCGGCATTGAGGACGATTCCGTCGCTCTTGACCTTCCACGCCTCTTCCAGCCGATCGATGAGAGCGCCCTCGGAATTGGACTGGAACAGCGTCAGACGAATGCGTCCGGCGTCTTCTCCGAGCAATCTTTCAACCAGCCCCGGGAGCGCGTCCATGCCTTCGGTTCCGTATATTTCCGGCTGTCGCTGTCCCAGAAAGCCCAGATTGGGCCCGTTTATGACCACGAACTCCATGGATTATTTCTGCTCCGAAGGCTCGCTCACGGTATCGGAGTGCGGCGGCAGGACCACAACCGTGTCCGGCTCGTCCTGGGCGATGACGGCATCCGGGTCCAGGGCGGCGACATCGACGTTCATGAGAAAAATGCGATCTCCGGCCTCTACCTCGCGGTCGCTGACGATGATCTCAAGGTTGCACAACACGCCCGTAGCTCCGCCCTGCGCCTTGGGCAACGCCACGGTGTCCTGCATGAGTTGCTTGATTTCGGCCATGCCGATGATGCGGTAAAAGCTTGATCCAAGCTCCCCGACAGGTTCGGCGATGGTCACAAAGGACGGCAGGGATTCGGGCGTCGTCTGATAGAGCATGGCATAGAGCACATCATGCATGCCGGCGATATAGCGGTCCTCTTCCAGCGAGATGATCTGGCCTCCAAGGCTCAGGTCACCCACGAAACTGGCCGAGATCAGAAAGCTCTGAACCATGTCTCCGGTTTCCGGATCTCCCTGGGTGTTGAGCAGACCGCTCTGGGTGAAAGCACCGTCCATGCGCCCCAGCGGGGTCATCCCGGCCACGGGCACGATGACTATGTTCTTGTTCAGGATCTTGTTGAAGACCTTGACCAGACCTGCGTTCCTGGCCTCGGTCCAAACCCCGGTGTCGGCATCCACGTATTTGATCAGGTCCACTTCACTCAAACGCAATTCGACAGTGGCTTGTTCCTCGACCCGGATGGGTTCCTGGGCAGAATTGGCCGAAACCAACTTCACTTCCTTGGAACACCCTCCAAAGATAAAGACGGCGCTCAAGAGCACGAGCAACGCACGCATAGTATGCCTCCAATTAATTATTGATAACCAAGACAATTCTTTCTATCACTGCCTGATCAAAACGCATTTCGTCAAGAACCCTAGCCCCAGGAAATGGTAGTTTCATGCCCAGCACCGTAATTTTGGAAAAGACAATCTACACCATCGATCAATTGGGAGAAATGCCGCTTCCTCAACTCGCCCTTGCCGGACGATCCAATGTTGGAAAATCGTCCCTGCTGAACAAACTCACCGGCAGGAAAAATCTTGCGAAAATCAGTTCCACCCCCGGCAAAACCCGCAGCCTGAACTTTTACAGGGTCAGCCCGGAAGAATTCTATCTCGTTGATCTTCCGGGATACGGATATGCCCGTTGCTCCAAAACGGAACGTGAAAAATGGGCCACGCTCATCAACAGATACTTGAAAAACAACCCCCGCCTCTTTGGTGTAGTAGCCCTGCTTGATTCACGCCTCCCGCCCCAGGCCCTTGACATAGAGCTGATCACCTACATCAGGGCTCAAGGGATGGATGTATTCCCCGTGATGACCAAGGCCGACAAATGCAAGCAACCCGTACGGAGCGCAAATCAGACCGCATGGCAAAGACTCCTCGGAACGGAAAAGCCACCGCTGCTCATCTCCAGCCATTCCGGCATGAATATCGACAAACTCTGGCAATTCTTCCTTGATAAATTTTCCGCAGTGCAGCCTCACGAATAAGAATTTGTGCATGATTCAATACGAAATTATTTTGTGATTGAACAGTTTTTTATCCAACCCAACACCAAAAAAACATCTCGGAAAGACCTGCGCGCCATTTACCCGAAACAATGACGCAGGTTGACATGTTTTATTTCGCACTGTCCGGTTGACGCAGTCCGTTTTGAACATCTAAGCTCAGGCATGAACGTTCTCCTTCTCGTCCTGCTCCCCCTCCTGGGAGCCATGCTCCCGCCCCTGACCATTCGCTTCGGACGCGACGTCTGCACCTGGGCGGCCATGGCTGTCACCGCGTGCACCCTGATGCTGGCCGCGGTCCTGTTCATCCAGGCCCTTGAAGGCTCTCCCGCGTCCATGCATCTGCCCTGGCTGCACGGCATCGGGCTTGACCTGTCCCTGCGCATGGACGGCCTGGCCGCCCTGTTTGCATTGCTGGTGCCGGGCATCGGGCTGCTGGTCATCATCTATGCCCGCTACTATCTCTCGGAAAAGGATCCCATGGGTCGCCTCCATGGGCTGCTGCTCGTGTTCATGAGTTCCATGCTCGGCGTGGCGCTGTCCGACAACCTGATCCTGATGCTCATCTTCTGGGAGTCGACCTCGCTTTCCTCCTTTCTGCTCATTGGCTTCTGGCAACACCGCGCGGATGCCAGGCAGGGTGCGCGCATGGCCCTGATCGTCACAGGGGCGGGCGGCCTGGCCCTGCT
It encodes the following:
- a CDS encoding helix-turn-helix domain-containing protein, which translates into the protein MDAQQPAYKDIAPRLRGLRDAMDLSEEDMAAQLGVTAADVLGYESGEQEIPVSYLFNVAQAFQVDLTVLMSGKEAHLHTASLVKKGKGMSVERRKDYDYKSLAYRFVGRKMEPFVVTVPPKDKHSLTFNEHPGQEFIHVLSGKLEITLGSTVHVMEPGDSLYFTSRTPHALRGLDGQPAEFLDVII
- a CDS encoding isoamylase early set domain-containing protein, with translation MSIEKKYLKTKNICKVTFHLPVGGAGGAATAFLVGEFNDWAMHSLPMKRLKDGSFKLTIDLPIGNAYQFRYLLDDDRWENDWSADSYCYSEYGNCENSVVEV
- the glgA gene encoding glycogen synthase GlgA, which codes for MITPPHDIVFLTSEIYPFSKSGGLADVMGILPLTLSRMGVRVAVITPFYGRLSTGQYPVHLVQEDCPVGYPWADTTADIYLADYHGLPVYFIERGEYFDRRQYYCTHKGDYFDNCERFIFFCRAALAAIRHLNMGARIVHAQDWHAGLAMAYLAFWRRTDPFWAGVRTVMSIHNLAYQGRFSYRLFAQSGLPLEAWNMEGVEFYNSFNLLKAGIAYADKITTVSPSYAAEIMTPEFGCGLEGILTRRAADLVGILNGADYSIWSPENDRILECTYSAEKPEGKADCKKHLMGVLGLSPELTERPLLGFVGRLRGQKGIDIVLEIIPELMELGVGLVVLGEGRAEFEAMLMSVMEDYPGRIVGVIGYTEEMSHLIQAGADIFLMPSRYEPCGLTQMYSLSYGTPPVATAVGGLRDTITPYPDPGANGFIFSESTPEALLATVRMAVQVWEDRDAWREVQMNAMQTRFSWENSARKYMDVYASLHGDLLDTWRMI
- a CDS encoding NUDIX domain-containing protein, which encodes MHKTRSFSCACTRCGAAVAQRNPFPTVDIVLHRAPQGILLIERGNPPHGWALPGGFIDCGESAEQAAVREALEETGLAVRLTGLLGVYSDPDRDPRFHTLSVAYTVECDDDAIPCAGDDARNARFFPLDALPADIAFDHRRIIADFAKKVSRSA
- a CDS encoding L-threonylcarbamoyladenylate synthase; translated protein: MSRQHEVEVLELACGGLVIYPTETFYALGCLATMHQAVEKIISAKGRPADKPLPLIVSDWEMAERFLRLTKAEEELARKFWPGPLSIVAEVDPRVSPLAKDHTGRSAVRMSPHVIAARLCHEAGAPLVSSSANRSGLPPVCRPDELDSELVRDSGALVIASTPWPGGGLPSTLVKIVGAESVRILRAGAISAREIIAAGVEVVS
- a CDS encoding CinA family protein translates to MELDVETMVGRLGESLLLQGAHMATAESCTGGLLASTLTDVAGSSRWFEGGVVAYDNRVKMRLLGVPEEILIRHGAVSQACVESMVKGVCELMKVPVALAISGIAGPGGGTPEKPVGLVWMAWRINHRIWSREFRFQGSRREIKQASVREAVLGLL
- a CDS encoding DUF1653 domain-containing protein encodes the protein MSSSGDKNETLLQPGRYRHFKGREYEVLGVARHSEGLEDMVVYRPLYNDTGLWVRPLSMFTELIERNGKKQPRFTFLDKA
- a CDS encoding DNA translocase FtsK; the protein is MTKDGNKLVREICALVFACSLALVTLALYSFSPADPGFNHQAVAGHKTQNLVGTLGAYVAGGLVDLCGMAAWLWPVFFALAAAMLFFPNFRPHWLRWIGGIMLAILIPIWAHFAVLHLGLPGSGMVSGGFVGRTLYALLQRVFGNYGFVLVAVCLTLIAGRLLFGMSYHALMEKCAAWLAPLRRLLQGFRAWRAERFTQVPAPATPQPQRAPAKPRKSAEETRREEPRIIPKPQPKTAKPVPPVRPQTTLGSLPPIDLLAPVPASRISISKAVLDRQSQALTACFADFGIQGEVQGVQPGPVITMFEFKPAPGVKVSRIAGMSDDLALALKARAVRIVAPLPGRDTVGIEIPNEQRQIVYLREILDDPAFADTKAQLPLALGMDIQGVPKIADLAKMPHMLVAGATGAGKSVCLNCLLLSIVYKHDPEHVKLLLVDPKRIELAVYGTLPHLVHPVVTDMHLAKNALEWAVYEMEQRYEAMARTGVRHITTYNQKLDEMGDDRPEDMRDLKPFPYLIIVVDELADMMMTAAKEVEGSIVRLAQLARASGIHLILATQRPSVDVVTGIIKANFPSRIAFQVSSKHDSRTILDGIGAEYLLGHGDMLFKLSGGNIQRVHGAFVGDDEIARVVKYWEKQRPQRFELDFAEWNTAGESGGDGNGGSSDVLDDPKYAEAIDFVSDQGRASISMIQRRLRIGFNRAARFIEQMEMDGIIGPQDGSKPRLVRKKD
- the efp gene encoding elongation factor P, whose amino-acid sequence is MLATSDFKKGKKIEIDGAPCEILECSHYKPGKGGAFMRTKYRNLLTGSVVEQNFRSGIKFPKPDLEVREMQYLYNEGDSYAFMDMTTFEQTSVPHDLIGEKGGYLKEAQAYKVMLYQGRPLDLEMSGSVVLEVTMTDPGMKGDTVTGASKPATLETGIVVNVPLFVEIGTKIKVNTETGEYLGRE
- a CDS encoding type II 3-dehydroquinate dehydratase, yielding MEFVVINGPNLGFLGQRQPEIYGTEGMDALPGLVERLLGEDAGRIRLTLFQSNSEGALIDRLEEAWKVKSDGIVLNAGAYTHTSLALADCLAWTGLPCVEVHLSNVHARQSAMRHTSLIGRHCIGAIAGFGIMSYALAVQALWQRLAVQP
- the yihA gene encoding ribosome biogenesis GTP-binding protein YihA/YsxC, producing MPSTVILEKTIYTIDQLGEMPLPQLALAGRSNVGKSSLLNKLTGRKNLAKISSTPGKTRSLNFYRVSPEEFYLVDLPGYGYARCSKTEREKWATLINRYLKNNPRLFGVVALLDSRLPPQALDIELITYIRAQGMDVFPVMTKADKCKQPVRSANQTAWQRLLGTEKPPLLISSHSGMNIDKLWQFFLDKFSAVQPHE